One region of Erythrolamprus reginae isolate rEryReg1 chromosome 12, rEryReg1.hap1, whole genome shotgun sequence genomic DNA includes:
- the EGR3 gene encoding early growth response protein 3, which translates to MTGKLVEKLPGTMNALMNQLPDNLYPEEIPNSLNIFAGNGEAAVAAHYNNQMATDNVMDIGLANDKAGQDLSSYSGSFQPAPGGNKTVTYLGKFAFDSPSNWCQDSIISLMSSGILGAPPPPSSSGAQASTGGMVQGQSQAEVDGMYQALPPYSACGDLYAGDPVAFHDPQGNAAAAGLAYPTQDYPGAKQAGGLDGNLFSMIPDYNLYHGHPNDLGGLPEHKPFQNLDPLRVNPPPITPLETIKAFKDKQIHPGFGSLQQQQHPPLTLKPIRPRKYPNRPSKTPLHERPHACPAEGCDRRFSRSDELTRHLRIHTGHKPFQCRICMRSFSRSDHLTTHIRTHTGEKPFACEFCGRKFARSDERKRHAKIHLKQKEKKADKGASAASSSSAAASSSSGLGGPPVSALAPVVTTCA; encoded by the exons ATGACAGGCAAACTCGTGGAGAAGCTGCCGGGGACCATGAACGCTTTGATGAACCAGTTGCCTGACAATCTCTACCCGGAGGAGATCCCCAACTCGCTCAACATTTTCGCCGGCAACGGCGAGGCGGCAGTGGCGGCGCACTATAATAACCAGATGGCGACAG ATAATGTTATGGATATCGGTTTAGCCAACGACAAGGCCGGCCAGGACTTGTCTTCCTACTCGGGCTCCTTCCAGCCCGCTCCGGGGGGCAACAAGACGGTGACCTACCTGGGCAAGTTCGCCTTCGACTCGCCCTCCAACTGGTGCCAAGACAGCATCATCAGCCTCATGAGCAGCGGCATCCTCGGCGCCCCCCCGCCGCCTTCCTCCTCGGGCGCCCAGGCCTCGACGGGCGGCATGGTGCAAGGGCAGAGCCAGGCCGAAGTGGACGGCATGTACCAGGCGCTGCCGCCTTACTCCGCCTGCGGGGACCTTTACGCGGGGGACCCAGTGGCCTTCCACGACCCGCAGGGCAACGCCGCCGCCGCCGGCTTGGCTTACCCCACGCAGGACTACCCGGGGGCCAAGCAGGCGGGCGGCCTGGACGGCAACCTCTTCTCCATGATCCCGGACTACAACCTCTACCACGGGCACCCCAACGACCTGGGCGGCCTGCCGGAGCACAAACCTTTCCAGAACCTGGACCCCCTCCGGGTCAACCCGCCCCCCATCACCCCACTGGAGACCATCAAGGCCTTCAAGGACAAGCAGATCCACCCGGGCTTCGGGAGcctccagcagcagcagcacccgcCGCTGACCCTCAAGCCCATCCGGCCGCGCAAGTACCCCAACAGGCCCAGCAAGACGCCCCTCCACGAGCGGCCGCACGCCTGTCCGGCCGAGGGCTGCGACCGCCGCTTCTCGCGCTCCGACGAGCTGACGCGGCACCTGCGCATCCACACGGGCCACAAGCCCTTCCAGTGCCGCATCTGCATGCGCAGCTTCAGCCGCAGCGACCACCTCACCACCCACATCCGCACGCACACGGGCGAGAAGCCCTTCGCCTGCGAGTTCTGCGGGCGCAAGTTCGCGCGCAGCGACGAGCGCAAGCGGCACGCCAAGATCCACCTCaagcagaaggagaagaaggcCGACAAGGGAGCCTCCGcggcctcctcttcctccgccgccgcttccTCTTCCTCCGGCCTCGGCGGGCCCCCCGTCTCGGCCCTGGCGCCCGTGGTCACCACCTGCGCGTGA